In a genomic window of Anaerotignum faecicola:
- a CDS encoding NAD(P)-dependent oxidoreductase: RREHELKNVVDFLQSEMLPYTMAEATRTKLQWLADHHVKDNFESGVARDWKKVLEGWKL, translated from the coding sequence AACGGCGTGAACATGAACTGAAGAATGTTGTTGATTTCTTACAGAGTGAGATGCTGCCGTATACAATGGCCGAAGCTACTCGGACAAAGCTGCAGTGGCTGGCCGATCATCATGTGAAGGATAACTTTGAATCCGGTGTTGCCCGTGATTGGAAAAAGGTATTGGAGGGCTGGAAGCTGTAA